A stretch of the Kroppenstedtia eburnea genome encodes the following:
- the lepB gene encoding signal peptidase I: MRRRLWLYIGIVTVLLIAAYFVFDSFYVYYRVNGDSMAPALHDGEVYRVSKRESIQRGDVIAFRSDQESLTYIKRVIALPGERVAIRGNHVYINDRKLAEPYLPNHPDIKDVETITVPPAHFYVLGDDRLESYDSRHFGPISRSSVIGKLQTER, translated from the coding sequence TTGAGACGGAGGCTGTGGCTCTATATCGGAATAGTCACTGTATTGCTGATCGCGGCTTATTTTGTGTTTGATTCCTTTTATGTCTACTACCGGGTGAATGGAGACAGTATGGCCCCGGCTTTGCACGACGGTGAGGTTTACCGGGTGAGCAAAAGAGAATCGATCCAGCGCGGCGACGTGATTGCTTTTCGGTCGGATCAGGAGAGTCTGACCTATATCAAAAGGGTGATCGCCCTTCCCGGGGAACGGGTGGCGATTCGCGGTAACCATGTGTATATCAATGATCGGAAGCTTGCGGAACCCTATCTCCCGAACCATCCCGATATCAAAGATGTGGAAACGATCACGGTTCCTCCGGCGCACTTTTATGTTCTGGGGGATGATCGGCTGGAAAGCTATGACAGCCGTCATTTTGGACCCATCTCCCGGAGCAGTGTCATCGGTAAATTACAAACGGAAAGGTGA
- a CDS encoding YIP1 family protein has translation MIETLKTNWMRIWKEPRDAIRDLTDTTTVAITLFLVSLFGVTFLVDHATTSNPLDSISGGAFFVIVLVIGPIVGGLAWMMISLIVFGTSRLFGGISTFKETMNGVTWATIPYISKWALLLPMLLIFREELFTTSTPLMDESMFLSLLYVLFAVLLLVMTIFSYIILSKIIGEINDFSAWKGFFSVILLPGVIFLLLLVRVILF, from the coding sequence ATGATCGAAACCTTGAAGACAAACTGGATGCGCATCTGGAAGGAACCGCGGGATGCCATCCGTGATCTGACTGACACCACCACCGTGGCGATCACGCTCTTCCTTGTCTCTTTATTCGGTGTCACCTTTCTTGTCGATCATGCCACCACGAGTAACCCACTGGACAGCATTTCAGGGGGAGCTTTTTTTGTGATTGTGTTGGTGATCGGCCCCATTGTGGGTGGACTGGCTTGGATGATGATCAGTCTGATCGTCTTTGGTACGTCACGCCTGTTCGGCGGGATATCCACATTTAAAGAGACGATGAACGGGGTCACATGGGCCACCATCCCGTACATATCCAAGTGGGCCCTGCTGTTGCCCATGTTGCTCATCTTCCGGGAAGAATTGTTTACCACTTCGACACCGCTCATGGATGAATCCATGTTTCTCTCCCTGCTGTACGTCTTGTTTGCGGTTCTTCTGCTGGTGATGACCATTTTCAGTTATATCATATTGTCCAAAATCATCGGGGAAATAAACGATTTCTCTGCTTGGAAAGGGTTCTTCTCGGTGATTCTCCTTCCGGGTGTCATTTTTCTGTTGCTCCTCGTGAGAGTGATCCTTTTTTAG
- a CDS encoding DUF4244 domain-containing protein: MGRVRWWHRMGRCFTSGNGSSTVEYVVLLAAGVLVASLLFAALSDGSIQQELKRKVMQALNGEQIATNSGQAPPDSGNKQENQASNHASPSPAPKEAGFFGGLWDAGGKLLDDTGQWFKDIYEKDIKGIWNDPWDYFLETVGWEGIKDSWNKAWDDPGQYFKDAWENTVEGWNQFWDDPLLNTAKIVFDWDQFAESWSGKDEDGNQIPILNRVWGVAESLPLPTKVLKVVSVADGIFIHDGCAKKKGSPCKKGKNSGDEGKPDDKPEKLTPGTPEHKEARWKEYKENGGEWGYDRWSSVYESNMKRAKTANQAMDDYWQRIGGWGKREVTVDAGGKDRRLDIADVGRKKGIEHKTTTKEDGVGYFYLSDEIKSELERDAFLVQNKGWEITWVFENATASKPLLEELKKHGIQVKIIEKGGK; this comes from the coding sequence GTGGGAAGAGTTCGATGGTGGCACCGCATGGGGCGGTGTTTCACTTCCGGAAACGGGTCCTCCACCGTTGAATATGTGGTCCTCCTCGCAGCAGGTGTGCTGGTGGCCTCACTTTTATTCGCGGCCCTGTCCGACGGCTCCATCCAACAGGAGTTGAAGAGAAAAGTGATGCAGGCATTGAACGGGGAGCAGATCGCCACGAATTCCGGCCAAGCTCCTCCGGACAGTGGAAACAAGCAGGAAAACCAGGCCTCCAATCACGCGTCCCCTTCTCCGGCACCCAAAGAGGCCGGCTTCTTCGGAGGGTTATGGGATGCCGGTGGCAAACTGCTGGATGATACGGGTCAATGGTTTAAGGACATCTATGAAAAAGATATCAAAGGGATCTGGAATGATCCATGGGACTACTTTCTCGAAACGGTCGGCTGGGAAGGGATCAAGGATTCCTGGAATAAGGCATGGGACGACCCGGGTCAATATTTCAAAGACGCCTGGGAGAATACCGTTGAGGGCTGGAATCAGTTTTGGGACGATCCCCTCCTCAACACCGCCAAAATTGTTTTTGACTGGGATCAATTTGCGGAATCCTGGAGCGGCAAAGATGAAGACGGCAACCAAATTCCGATCCTGAACCGGGTATGGGGGGTTGCGGAAAGCCTTCCGCTCCCGACCAAAGTGCTCAAAGTGGTCAGCGTGGCCGATGGGATCTTCATTCATGACGGATGCGCCAAGAAGAAGGGCTCCCCATGTAAAAAAGGAAAAAACTCCGGCGATGAGGGCAAACCGGATGACAAGCCAGAAAAGTTGACCCCTGGCACCCCGGAACATAAGGAGGCGAGATGGAAGGAATACAAGGAGAATGGGGGAGAGTGGGGTTACGACAGGTGGAGCAGCGTCTATGAGTCGAACATGAAACGTGCGAAGACTGCCAACCAAGCGATGGATGACTATTGGCAGAGGATCGGCGGATGGGGAAAACGGGAGGTGACCGTCGATGCCGGGGGGAAAGACAGAAGACTGGATATCGCCGATGTCGGGCGGAAAAAGGGGATCGAACACAAAACCACGACAAAAGAAGATGGAGTAGGATACTTCTATCTCAGTGACGAAATTAAATCAGAGTTGGAGCGGGATGCCTTCTTGGTCCAGAATAAAGGATGGGAGATCACTTGGGTGTTTGAGAACGCCACCGCGAGTAAGCCCTTGCTTGAAGAGCTGAAGAAGCACGGGATCCAAGTGAAAATCATTGAAAAAGGTGGGAAGTAG
- the pdxK gene encoding pyridoxine/pyridoxal/pyridoxamine kinase produces the protein MKKALTIAGSDTSGGAGIQADLKTFHALDVYGMSALNTIVTMDPDRGWAHGVHPIPTETVKTQLETILSTGIDAMKTGMLSTVEVIELAADVIEKYGVNRAVIDPVMVCKGENDVLHPENKEALRDRLVPKATVVTPNLFEASQLADTDPITTLEEMKDAARAIHHLGPSYVLIKGGSGLNHDQAVDLLYDGKEFTLYEAEKMETQWTHGAGCTYSAAIAAGLAHGLSVEEAVRLAKDFITEAIRNAFPLNQYVGPVRQMKTSVE, from the coding sequence ATGAAAAAAGCATTGACCATTGCCGGTTCAGACACCAGTGGGGGTGCCGGGATCCAGGCGGATTTAAAAACCTTTCATGCATTGGACGTCTACGGAATGTCCGCACTCAATACCATCGTCACGATGGATCCGGATCGTGGATGGGCCCACGGAGTCCATCCGATTCCGACGGAAACCGTGAAGACCCAGTTGGAGACGATTCTCTCCACCGGCATCGATGCCATGAAGACCGGGATGTTAAGCACGGTGGAAGTGATTGAGCTGGCCGCCGATGTCATCGAAAAGTATGGAGTCAACCGGGCGGTGATCGATCCGGTGATGGTGTGCAAAGGGGAAAACGATGTCCTCCATCCGGAGAACAAAGAAGCCCTCCGGGACCGCCTTGTCCCCAAGGCGACGGTGGTCACACCCAATCTGTTTGAAGCGTCCCAGCTGGCGGACACGGATCCCATCACCACTCTGGAGGAAATGAAGGACGCGGCCCGGGCCATTCATCATCTCGGCCCTTCTTACGTTCTGATCAAGGGCGGCTCCGGTCTCAATCATGACCAGGCCGTCGACTTGTTATACGATGGCAAGGAGTTCACCCTGTATGAAGCGGAAAAGATGGAGACCCAGTGGACCCACGGTGCCGGTTGCACCTATTCCGCCGCCATCGCCGCCGGTCTCGCCCACGGCCTGAGCGTGGAGGAGGCTGTCCGCCTCGCCAAGGACTTCATCACCGAAGCGATCCGCAATGCCTTCCCCCTGAACCAATACGTGGGACCGGTCCGGCAGATGAAGACCTCCGTGGAGTGA
- a CDS encoding FAD-binding oxidoreductase has product MEESGQVGVLVEESRLGNRGKRVVCPQSEQEVSELLRHADQKGLKVTVSGGGSKRGFGGRRETYDLEISMSACRGVVEHRCGDLTMTARAGTTIRELTEILSKEGQMLPCDPRWPDTATIGGVIAANETGPRRLRYGSPRDFVIGLRVVYPDGRIIRTGGKVVKNVAGYDMNKLFVGSMGTLGVITEVTVKLRPLPPSRGLVFLLFPPGKEEAIQPCVNGIQASVLEPCTLECLNPALTGELMGKTDHYALMIAFEDGEESVRAQMDRLRSRMSGEASLTCLGEDEIPEWWERWSRLGRQAAATVKIGTRNTDVTGLIREATELGKDKELEMWAHGGAGHGISRIYLDGEDEIILRVLHKLRNSAEKRGGYAVVDRISRDLRQKFDIWGDRIVHRPLLVAIKRTIDPKGTLNDGRFAGGL; this is encoded by the coding sequence ATGGAAGAGTCGGGTCAGGTCGGGGTGTTGGTGGAAGAATCTCGACTCGGAAACAGGGGAAAGCGAGTCGTCTGTCCCCAAAGTGAGCAGGAGGTGTCGGAACTGCTCCGTCATGCCGATCAAAAAGGGCTGAAAGTCACGGTTTCCGGCGGGGGAAGCAAGCGCGGATTCGGGGGAAGGAGAGAGACCTACGACCTGGAAATCTCCATGTCCGCCTGTCGGGGTGTGGTGGAACACCGGTGCGGGGATCTGACGATGACGGCACGGGCGGGAACCACGATCCGGGAATTGACGGAAATTCTCTCCAAAGAAGGGCAGATGCTTCCCTGTGACCCGAGATGGCCGGATACGGCGACCATTGGCGGAGTGATCGCGGCCAACGAGACCGGACCCAGGCGATTGCGCTACGGTTCACCCCGGGATTTTGTCATCGGTCTCCGGGTGGTTTACCCGGATGGCCGCATCATCCGGACCGGAGGGAAAGTGGTCAAGAATGTGGCCGGCTACGATATGAACAAGCTTTTTGTCGGGTCGATGGGCACCCTCGGGGTGATAACCGAGGTGACGGTCAAGTTGCGTCCGCTTCCTCCTTCCCGGGGATTGGTCTTTCTCCTGTTCCCGCCGGGGAAGGAGGAGGCGATCCAACCCTGTGTCAACGGGATTCAGGCATCGGTGCTGGAGCCTTGCACCCTGGAGTGTCTCAATCCCGCTCTGACCGGGGAACTGATGGGGAAGACGGACCATTATGCCCTGATGATCGCCTTTGAGGACGGGGAGGAGTCGGTGCGGGCCCAGATGGACCGGCTCCGGAGCCGGATGTCCGGGGAAGCTTCCCTGACCTGTCTGGGGGAGGATGAGATCCCGGAATGGTGGGAGCGATGGTCCCGCCTGGGCAGGCAGGCGGCGGCTACAGTCAAGATCGGCACCCGGAACACCGATGTGACGGGGTTGATCCGGGAAGCGACGGAGCTCGGCAAGGACAAGGAGCTGGAGATGTGGGCCCATGGCGGAGCGGGGCACGGGATCTCCCGGATCTATCTCGACGGGGAGGATGAAATCATCCTCAGGGTTCTCCACAAGCTGCGAAACAGTGCCGAAAAAAGGGGCGGGTATGCCGTGGTCGACCGGATCTCCCGGGATCTCAGGCAAAAGTTTGATATCTGGGGGGATCGAATCGTCCACCGCCCATTGTTGGTGGCAATCAAGCGGACCATCGACCCGAAGGGAACACTGAACGATGGACGTTTCGCGGGGGGATTGTAA
- a CDS encoding (Fe-S)-binding protein has product MEKSCSGNVAAPCNQGLGNYLAGDVPDETKWADCVHCGLCLEACPTYLETGHEHQSPRGRVHLIQAVAEGKVELNAQFMDPVFTCLDCRACETACPANVQVGGLIEEARGQVRRALPLTGWKGRMSRFFLHGVFPKPRRLERLGRVLHLLRKSRLPDVARKTGVIRWFPAHLDQLEQVTPQIGVPVRKQFPEIVPAQGERKKRVAILTGCVMDLVFSHVNEATIRVLTRNGYEVHIPKEQTCCGALHVHAGEREAGRRLARRNIEAFADAEAVLVNAAGCGCAMQEYPEWFREDPKMREIAEDFAAKVSDVSQFLYDHGFEKPAGRIAARVTYHDACHLAHGQGVRDEPRKLLKEIPGLELVEMPEADRCCGSAGIYNLTHPEMAGAILKQKMEYVPEGAELISMGNPGCMLQMAMGVLRHGPKAEVVHTMELLDGSYRKGEEPCSEEKSDGPTP; this is encoded by the coding sequence ATGGAAAAAAGCTGTTCCGGGAATGTCGCCGCCCCCTGTAACCAGGGGCTCGGAAACTATCTGGCGGGGGACGTTCCCGACGAAACCAAATGGGCGGACTGTGTCCACTGCGGCCTCTGTTTGGAGGCCTGTCCCACCTATCTGGAAACAGGTCATGAGCATCAGTCCCCCCGGGGACGGGTCCATCTGATCCAGGCGGTCGCTGAAGGAAAGGTGGAACTGAACGCGCAATTCATGGACCCGGTGTTCACCTGTCTCGATTGCCGCGCCTGTGAGACGGCCTGTCCCGCCAATGTCCAGGTGGGCGGGTTGATCGAGGAGGCCCGGGGACAGGTCCGGCGGGCACTGCCCTTGACAGGCTGGAAAGGGAGGATGAGCCGCTTTTTCCTTCACGGGGTGTTCCCCAAACCGAGACGGCTGGAAAGGCTGGGGCGGGTGCTTCATCTGCTGCGGAAAAGCAGACTCCCCGATGTGGCCAGAAAAACAGGGGTGATCCGTTGGTTTCCCGCCCATCTGGATCAACTGGAGCAGGTCACCCCCCAGATTGGGGTTCCGGTCCGAAAACAGTTTCCGGAGATAGTGCCCGCACAAGGGGAACGGAAAAAACGGGTGGCGATCCTCACCGGCTGTGTGATGGATCTGGTGTTCAGCCACGTCAATGAAGCCACGATCCGGGTGCTGACCCGTAACGGTTATGAAGTTCACATTCCAAAAGAGCAGACCTGTTGCGGAGCCCTTCATGTTCATGCAGGGGAACGGGAGGCGGGTCGAAGGCTCGCCCGGCGGAATATCGAAGCCTTCGCAGATGCAGAGGCGGTGTTGGTCAATGCGGCGGGTTGCGGGTGTGCCATGCAGGAATATCCCGAATGGTTCCGGGAGGATCCAAAGATGAGGGAGATAGCGGAAGATTTTGCGGCCAAAGTGTCGGACGTTTCCCAATTCCTGTACGACCACGGGTTTGAAAAACCGGCGGGCCGGATCGCCGCCCGGGTCACCTACCATGATGCCTGCCACCTCGCCCATGGTCAGGGGGTGCGTGACGAGCCCCGCAAGTTGTTGAAAGAGATCCCGGGCCTGGAGCTGGTGGAGATGCCGGAGGCGGACCGGTGTTGCGGAAGTGCGGGAATTTATAATCTGACCCATCCGGAGATGGCGGGGGCGATCCTCAAACAGAAGATGGAGTACGTTCCCGAAGGAGCGGAGCTGATCTCCATGGGAAATCCGGGATGCATGCTGCAGATGGCGATGGGGGTTTTGCGTCACGGGCCGAAGGCGGAAGTGGTCCATACGATGGAGCTGTTGGATGGGTCATACCGAAAGGGGGAGGAGCCATGTTCCGAAGAAAAAAGCGAT